One Vespula pensylvanica isolate Volc-1 chromosome 3, ASM1446617v1, whole genome shotgun sequence DNA window includes the following coding sequences:
- the LOC122627533 gene encoding tumor protein p53-inducible nuclear protein 2: MLSSLANYLLGGNISTTQNSRNASNSESLENFPVVARLSQVEVEGDDWILIDRTIEGATALEESWYVTPPACFTRAGPVNVETSPLEDLLIEHPSMSVYRATTASPVAPDTPPPTPDATEERDFEEDVTPPARTSDLSTISIEHGLRRSEDNDTLSRPAIHDGRPANNRTNSDKVRVIQLRSAQKVLEKRSTQALKRGRLERSNKLREVFSVKGKRPRRQDRLRLQNSGANNNRKC, encoded by the exons ATGCTAAGTAGCTTGGCAAACTATTTACTAGGAGGTAACATCTCCACAACACAAAATTCGCGCAATGCTTCCAATAGTGAAAGTCTGGAGAATTTCCCTGTAGTAGCTAGACTCAGTCAGGTGGAGGTCGAGGGCGACGATTGGATCCTCATCGACCGCACTA TTGAGGGCGCAACGGCGCTGGAGGAGTCGTGGTATGTAACACCTCCCGCATGTTTTACACGGGCAGGACCCGTAAACGTAGAAACCTCACCGCTCGAGGATTTGCTGATCGAGCACCCAAGTATGTCTGTCTATCGAGCGACAACAGCGTCTCCGGTCGCTCCTGATACTCCACCGCCTACGCCAGACGCTACGGAGGAACGAGACTTCGAAGAGGATGTTACTCCACCTGCTCGTACTTCAGATCTATCCACCATTTCCATAGAACATGGTCTCAGAAGGAGCGAGGATAACGATACATTATCCAGACCGGCCATCCATGACGGTAGACCTGCCAATAACCGGACTAATAGTGACAAAGTCCGAGTCATTCAGCTTCGTTCCGCTCAAAAG GTTCTTGAGAAAAGATCTACTCAAGCACTGAAGAGAGGTCGATTGGAGAGGAGTAACAAACTGAGGGAAGTGTTCAGTGTAAAGGGCAAGCGGCCACGCCGCCAAGACCGTTTACGTCTTCAAAATAGTGGCgcaaataataatcgaaaatgcTAG